TCGGAGTCCCCACAACCGGGACCGCCGACAGCGCGTTCTCGACCGTACGCACGGCGTCGGGGGCGTCACGCCGCTCCACGACCACGACGAGCGCGTCGCCGGCGACCCCCGCGGCCTCGGCCTCGATGGCCTCGACGGCGAACCGAGAGAGGACGTGTCCGAGCGCGGCGGGATCGACCGCGCCCGTGGCGAGCACCCCCGTGAGCGAACCCCCGTCCGCGAACGTGCTGTCGCCGACCGCGAGCACGGTATCCTCCGGATCGGCATCGGTCGCGGGGCCGATCCCGCTTCGCATCGTGACCCGTGCCTCGCGGGAGGCGGTCTCGGGGTCGGGGAGGGCCTCGGCGTAGCGCCGGAGCGCGGCCGCGACGGGTTCCGCGTCCCCGATATCGAGGAATCGCGCGGCGGCGGTGTAGTTGATGACCCCGGCCCGGAGCGCC
This sequence is a window from Halococcus hamelinensis 100A6. Protein-coding genes within it:
- a CDS encoding DUF7523 family protein — its product is MSVAAETRRAVHEQPFVHEALRAGVINYTAAARFLDIGDAEPVAAALRRYAEALPDPETASREARVTMRSGIGPATDADPEDTVLAVGDSTFADGGSLTGVLATGAVDPAALGHVLSRFAVEAIEAEAAGVAGDALVVVVERRDAPDAVRTVENALSAVPVVGTPTD